CCCTTTCAAATGACATGAGTCAGTCTGGATCATATTTGGGAGATTCTATCTTCATGAAGTTCAAACCCAAATTAAGCTAATCTGACATGTAGGGCCTCTTCTCCACCCCACAAAGTCTTCCCCACTGCAGATGTCCTGTGCAGACTCCTGCATGGCAGGAACAATTTCTAACACTGCCCTTGCCATGAAATCTTGTGCACATCTGCTCTCTTTGTATTCCCCCTTGACAGCAAACCGAGAAACAGCCTTTGTCCACGCCATCAGCTCTGCGGGTGTCATGTACACGCTGACCCGGAACTGCAGCCTGGGCGATTTTGACAACTGTGGCTGTGACGACTCCCGCAATGGACAGCTGGGTAAGGAGGGATGAGCTGCTGCCCCTCACTCGTCCCAGGTGGCAGGAGAAGCTCTTCTCTCCTCCACTGATGCCTGCAGAAACACCTCCCCATCCTGGTCCCCACACCTGGGAACAATGCCCAGAGAAAAGCTTTCCCCGGTTCAAACCAAAGTAGCTCTGTGGAAGCTAATGGAGTCACCTCCAGTTTACACCAGCCAAGCTCTTGATGCTTTCCATTACTTCCTCAATGAGCAGGAAAGTAGAAGGGGTTGCAGTTTTCCTGGTGCAAATCAACTCTATTTAAGCTGCTGGAGAGAATGACTATATCATACAGGCAGAGGAGTGGATCTGTTGCTATGCACCTAAATGATCTTGGTATAGCAGCACAGGTCAGAGACCTCAGGGTTCCCAGAGTCTGCAGGACCAGGCTGGTCCCACAGCAGAATGACCATGAGAAAAAGCAGGGTGGCATTCATAAACCTCTCTAGCACTCATCAGCATGACAGGCACACAGGAGCACAACCAGGAGAATCATTGTGGGTGCACACAGGCATCACACCCTCCACATGGCAGTGATTTCCAGGCCCTCAACCACCAAGCACCCCTGGTAGGGAACTCTAGGCTGCACCACTTCAGTTCTCTGCTCAGCTTTCATAGAAAACATTGACGTTTAGGGATTTTGTTTTGAATAGAAAGAGGTCAAATTTCAAATTATCAAGATCTTGTAAAAGCCATGCCCTGCCCAGCTACACTAGGCAGTCAGTATGTGTCACTTTATGACAAACTCCTCTGGAGTGTCCAGTATTTATTTTACTGGCTGATAATTTTGAAAACAGACACTACTGCAGAGGTGTCCAAAGTTTGTGAATGCCTGTCTCTAGCAGAGCAAGACTTTTGGGTAACAACACATCAAATTCTATCTTCTCTGGAAAACCAAGTTAGTCATGCTACATTTCCTTTCCCCCAAATATATCTGGTTTTAATACAAAACTTTCCATTGTGGACTTAAAACCTTGTAAGGCACAGGAAACTTTTGGGCTTGACCAAAACAGCATGATTCAATTTAGCCATTGGACTGAATCCAAGCTGGTGAAAGGGGTTTCTATTCCTTCAGTCCCAGTTCTTGATTTGGACTGCATCATCCACTGCAATTACCCACCTCCCATGAAGCACTCCTGTCTCTCCCTGGGAGAGGGGATCACAATGCCCTGGGGAAGTCCAGGCAAAGGCCAGGCCTTTTCAGAGAGGCACAAGGCCATTAAAACAACTTCCAACATGTACCAATGTGGCATGTCAGGGTCAGAATGTTCCAGATTTCAaatcttcattaaaaatttGGCATCTTTCTCTAGGAGGAAAAATACGCATGATGTTTTTCCAGTCCCACTCAGCTCCCACTCAGTTAAGAAAAGTACTTTCACATATTTTTGTGTAATTTCACAGTTCTTTGCTGACTCCCTTGTTTCTTGATGGTAACTAGCAAATCAGACCCTTCTAAGATGCCAAACATCATCTCAGAATTCTGGGTGTGCCAAAACCACAGCCTCCTTGATGCACATGTGCCAGGtttgggctgctctgggcagagtGGAATCTGTTCCTCTGACCAAGATGCCTCCACCAGTTTGTTAATCCAAGTTAGCAAGATGCTGTTCCTGTAAGTCACTCTGAACCAGCTGAAGTCAGGGTTTGAGAAGTGATTAGAGACCCAAAGGCTTATCTGCATGTCTGCTAAGGCATGGTAACTGACAGCTTCTAAATCCTGCTCTACAGAAAACCCGGAAAGCCCTGTGTTTGCTGTACAGGACATAacccctctgctgcctgcctgagCCACTTACTATCCAGGCCTCAGGAGAAATGTCATGAACTCAATGGCAGGGAATCTGGGAGTACTGTGTGGTGAAAGGCTGGATTTGCCCCACAGCCTCCGTTCCCTCCCATCACTTCTGAAACCTCTTCTGGTTCTTTGACAGCACACATCTCATCTCCTTTCTTAGGGGGACAaggctggctgtggggaggCTGCAGCGATAATGTGGGCTTTGGGGAAGCTATTTCCAAGCAGTTTGTGGATGCCCTGGAGACTGGACAAGATGCCAGAGCTGCTATGAACCTGCATAACAACGAGGCAGGTAGAAAGGTGAGCACCTCTCTCCCTCCAGAGCTTACAGTGCATATCAAATTTGCTCTGAGCATTCACTGTGGAGAGCCACAATTTGATGTGGCTAAAAACACATGTCCAGTAGAAACAATTTCCTGGGGGGGATGGCAGCAGTACACTGGTGTCTGCTCTAAGGTAGCAAAGTTTCTGTGTTACAGCATTAATGACTTTCTGCAGTCCTCCTCCTCCCAGTTCAAGGAGGGAAGCCCTGTGGAAAAGCAAATCTGTGAGCTTCAGGACTACTGTGCAGGGAGAATTGATGCCAAACTCCCCCACAGGCCTGGAGCCATGGTTCTGCATGCattgcagcacagaaacagcccctctgggttttttttttcttgaactcCTCTCTCTGATCACCCTGTAGGCAGTGAAAGGGACCATGAAGCGGACTTGCAAATGCCATGGTGTGTCGGGGAGCTGCACCACCCAGACCTGCTGGCTGCAGTTGCCTGAGTTTCGGGAGGTGGGCACTTACCTCAAGGAGAGGTACCACAAAGCCCTGAAGGTGGActtgctgcagggagcagggaacagcGCTGCCAGCCGGGGTGCCATCGCTGAGACCTTCAGTTCCATCTCCAAGAAGGAACTGGTTCATTTGGAAGACTCTCCTGACTACTGCCTGGAGAACAAGacgctggggctgctgggcacagagggcagggagtgccTGAAGAGGGGCAAGGCGCTCAGCAAGTGGGAGAAGCGGAGCTGCCGGCGGCTGTGCGGGGACTGCGGGCTGGCGGTGGAGGAGAGGCGAGCCGAGATGGTGTCCAGCTGCAACTGCAAGTTCCACTGGTGCTGCGCCGTGCGCTGCGAGCAGTGCCGCAAACGGGTCACCAAGTACTTCTGTGTCCGCAAGGAGAAGCGCGAGCGGAGCGGGGGTGGTGGAGCCAGCCGCAAGCTCAAGAGAAAGCTCTAACTTGCTTCTGCTCCTCCACAgtcctgcctgcccctctcctctcctgcccttcccatcAGCTCCTGGCACCATTTCTCTTTGGCATGGTTTTGTCTCATTCCCACTGCTGCCTCACTGGGGCTTGGGCAAGGCAAAAGAGCTTTGTATGAGTGCTCAGGCCTTGCCCATACAGGGCATTAGTGCAGCAGGCAATGTCTCATTTGAAGGGGAGACCTTCCAAGTGTTCACAAAACAAGGTGAGACTTGGTCCCTTCAACTCAGTGTCACTCTATCCAGTGACTATGGCATTATCTCTGAAAGCACAGGAGGTCTTGGTGGCTCCTGTGGTTTTGAGCTGGTCTGTTCCCCAAACAAGCACCTGCTCTGGGCTTTTGAGTAAGTGAGATAAAAAGTATAAGGAAACCTAGATGGCACCAACAATTGGGCAACTCATTTTCAACTCAGTAATCTGTAAATGAGAAgaggcttaaaaaaaatataggtACTAAAACAGATATGGCCTCAGGCCCACACTATAAGGAAATACAAAAGACATGCAATTCCTTTCTCAGCAAGCCAGCCTCCAGGGACCCCACAGCTTTGCTTCCCACCTTTTGACAGCTTTGCTAAGCTCTCCAGTGCtttactttacatttgaaaTGGCAGCAGCAAGATCAAAACTGCTGCTTGACCTGCCCATtacagctgtccaaaacaggGGTCCCATCACTTGATTTTTACATGCTTTCTCTGTGTCTTCCAACTCTCCAGGTCTGGTCTCCCTTTTTAGGCCAGCATTTCTATCAAAGCCCCTGGCTGATGCCATAAAGATGTCCTCACACTTCTCCACTACCTCCTTCCTCCCAAGTTGCtcccagagaggagctgccaAGCTGAGCCTCCTCCCCATGTCCTGGTGTACTTGCCAAGCACTCTTACCCTGTCAGCTAACTAACTAAATACTTCTTCCTAGTCTGAGAAAATAATGTCAGTTACTATTTAATGGTGGTGTAAATAGGAAAGTGAAGCACTTTGAAGTTTAATTTATTGCACAGTTACTGTGATGTATACATAACAGTTTTTCCTCTACCACTTATTGTATATATTCTATAGGCTAagcaagcagcaggaagatttgGTTGATGCATCTCTGTTCCCTTGCTGAGGCTAGGGGAGGGAGGTAAGaagctgccagctgcagggcttgAGGAACCTCACTGCACCATCACAGCAAtcttcccctgtgctgcaaTAAGATCATCTACTTTGCTGTTTGAAGTGTCCTTTAGCCAGACAAgaagccagcagagctgttaCTGGCCATTAGACCCATCTTGTAGCCAATATTTGTAAACCAATAGACAATGCAATAAATCATTAGCCAAGTGCTTGCAAAATGCTGTTGTGTCTAAGTGGCTGGGTGTTCTTTTGTCCCATTTTGCATGTAGAAATTTAATTGTCCTAGAGATTAAAACACACTGCTTACCCATCTGAGCCCAGGAAGACCTAACCAGTTCCAGCCAGCACAACCTCAGCCCCTACCACAAGGGGAAAGGAAGTGCTCTCTCCTGAGCTTGCTTGAGGATGCATCCAACTGCAATGCAACTGCCAGGAAGAAATGGAGTGGGAGGGGGGTAGGCAGGGCCCAGTTGCCCACTACACAGCTGATATATACAAGACACTCAGCAGCCTGTATTTGTCTCTCCATTATCAATTATTCCCTTGATTCTAGGACTAcctcacagggagcaggaaTTTGGACCTAGGATCTCATCAGAGCAAGAGCATTCCTGTGAAGCAAGAATCTGGCCTTTCTAAGATTGCAAGAAACCTTGGCCCATTCTCAGGGAAAACTGAAACACTTCCCTTCACACACAAACCACCACTGTTTGCACAGAAGTTCTAACTAGCACAGTGACCCTGCCCAAGGTCTCTtgcatccccagcagcagtTGCCCTATGTCCCTGGGGTTGGccaggaaaggaaggaggaagcaAGAGCCTCTCGACCACCAGGGAAAGCTCCAGCATAGgcctcccttttccttctggctCCCCCCGTTCCACAGTCAGCTGTAGAAGCTGTAGAAGCTGCTTCCCTCTTCCTCCCACTTGTACTCCATCTTTCCGGCTGACACGGCTGCCCGCGCAGGCCGTGGCACAGCCCCGGCTGTGGCGGCTGCTGGCGCAGGGGACATGCGGGGCACCTCAGCGACAGCCGCACCGCCACACGCTGCTTCCGCCGGGGAAACGGCGACACCGCAGCTGCAGAATGTGCTGACCTCAGCAGCGGGTCCCCCCTCCCGGCGCACGGAGCCCTCAGCGGTAAAGGCCCTGCTGCCATTGTGGGCAGGATTGGATGCTTCCATGTATTCATTTCGATTTAATGAAGGCGCATTCCTCAGAGGAGAAATATTTACATTCAGCTTCCCAGGTGGTCACCTTCGCCCAGATGACACACAAACAGGCAGCCCCCCGCTCCCTTTTCCAATCCCAGCCTCTTTAGAGGGCTCGGGAGGAGGGGAGACAGCGGAGGGGGGGCTGCTGGGCGAGCAGAATAGAGAAGGGAACAAAATGCTAATAAATCAGCCAGCCagcccttttcccctcccctcagTGGAGTCAATGGAAAGTGTCATTTCACATGCTAATCCCCCTCCGATCTCTTTACAACACCTTTTCCGAAAAGTGTTTGGGAAAAGTCCTTGTGGCCCGTTTACAGCTCCCCGCCGCTTCAGATTCCTTCTTGTCTAAGGCCGCGGCCCCGGTGTGGGTCTCTCCCTCCAGCAGGGCTCCTTACAAAAAACATCTCAACAAAGACTTTGGAGTTCATCAGCCTCCCACTGAAATTCACAGCTGCTGAACAAACTAATCCCCTCTCTTggcctttcttcctttcaatgGGTTCTTGGCTTCAAAGACACTTTGGGAAAGGACTTTGTGGGGACTCACACTGCTCCCTCAATAGAAGTTAGTGCAAGCATTATCTTCAGAGCAAGTGGCTTTACAAACAAATACTGCCTAACAATCTCTGCCCCTCCAGCtcccccaaacacacacaagcCTAGCCTGCAGACATGATGTTATCTGCCACAGGATTAGAGCTCTGTTCTCTATGCCCAGGgatccttccctgctgcccccttCCCCCCAAATTCTTTGTCAACCCAAAGGCCTTCTCACCCAACTGAAATGCCTTCTCTGGTGCCCGGGTGCTGTGAAGCCATGTGCCCACACTGGAAGGGGCAATGCTCACTGCCTGCAGAGTGGGATATTGCCAGCCAGCAGAGATGGTGCTATAAATGGAGAGCACTTTCCAGCAGGGTTTGAGGGGTAATATACCacaccagggctgcagagacAGGGCCTCTGCCACAAGCCTCTCAAGCGAGTCACCTCACTTTCCCCTCTGCTTGCTTTCAAAGCAAAGAGCTTCAGTTATGGTGCTTACAGGGGTAAACATGAAGCAAAACAAGAGCAAGAGAGGGGCAGGTGGGAAGGATGCACATCAAAGGCAGGATAAACGGCCAGTCTTTCCATAAGTAGCAGTAGCTATGCCTGCTCGAGGGACCTAATGTCATATGTATCTGAGAGATATGTGGAAAGTCTGTGCTTATTTCTCAGCAGTAGAAGTGGCCTGAGTTAAAGAGAGCAAAGGGCTGGACCACAAAGAGTACTGTAACTGAATCCAAAAAGGCAGAATCTAAGAAATGCCAGGCTTATTAAGTGATCTCAGAAAGCTGGGACTGCCCTTATACACTCATTAAGCAAATGTATGCCACCTGGGCTACCTGTGTGATAACCCCATTCTGATGCTGCTCCAGTGTTACCTTTGAAAATCAGCTTTGCTTGTCCCTGCTGGGGGACAGCTGTTAGGCCAGGCTGTTTGTTAACTGCTCCAGACCAAAAGCTCTTCAAGACTCCTTCACACTGGCTATttgcctctgccagcagcagaactACAAAAGCTTGTTTTCCTTGAATGCATGTGGTGTGTCCTTAACACCCACAACTCTCAGAAACCCCTAGGCCCTTCTCAGCAACAGCCCTTCAAATTTTCACTATTCAAACAATTTTTTCAAGCCTTTGCTTCCTTTGAAGTCCTCCAACCTTGGGCCATGTAATACAGTCCTTCATATTTTAGTGTTGTGACTGGCAGGGTTGTACATACATACTAGctaactgaaagaaaaaaagaaatcagaatttctttcttttgtaagAAAGAAGTTTGATTCCTCCACCTTTATCACAATACTATGTTTCAATTCAGAATTGAATTTCTTCTTACCTCCttaaaagattaaattaaatcaGCCAACAGATTCCTAAGCTATTAACTAATTATAAGAACTGACAATTCAAGGGTATAAATTTCCACACAGGTCCAATCCTTATCCTAGTTCAGGCTGCGTGGCTTCAGTGGTGTAACATTTATTTCCAATGGGAGACAATGCCATCAAGGGCTCTCTGTTTACTTACTCACATACTTCCAACTCTTGATGTCAAGTGCAAAATCTCAAACATTGCTGAGATTCCCCAAGAGAACCTGAGTCTGGGGCCTTCTTGTGTCTGATGCAGATGAACAGTCACAACTGATGCAGCTCATTTGGAGAAGATCTGACCCTGCAGCCTTAGGGACTGCATAAGACCTGAGGTCTCACCACACCAGGATGGATGCCACCCATAGCAGCTGAGCCCGAAATCTGGTTTGCCCCACACAAGTTCTCAACTGCCCCCTCTGTGGGTGGCCATGTAGACTGAGGAAGTCTCATGCAGCCAGAGTAACAAGCCTATGAAAAAAAGCAtcacaaaacacagcttttatttCACTGTTCTGTAATTTCTCAGTGCATCAAACCGCAGCAATAGAAACAACACAGCAGCAACAAGGAGGCACTTTGACCTGGAAAGGAGTGAATGAGACATGtcctcttcctcccttctctGATTCTCCTCCCTCCTAAGTCTCATGGTAGACTAGGTTGATTCGTGTATGTCACTGAACCGCAGGCCCACGACAGCATTATCACTCAAGCAGCAAGCAGAGCAAATATGGGCTGGCTGCATCCAAATCTTGGGAATAAGCCTTGCTCTCAGCTATGGATCAATGATTATGCTGCCTGGTTAGTAACAAGGATGTTGAGAGAGCAGacaaggagggaggaagagagggaaataaacacacacaaagaTGTGCCCTAAAATCCCATGTACTTTTCCAGATTTCTTCCTTAGAACAGATATGCTTCATTCATCTACTTCCAGAGGAATTGCCACAGTGATGACAAGTCTCAGCACAATCCGTATCCTCAAGTCCTGACAAGTCACCTCCTGCAGCATATTCCTACCACCATAGTGCCAATGGGCCTTTGAGAACCACCTTTGCATCTATCTGTAGGTAGTATGAATGCACCATACCTGTAGCAAGGAGCTGTCTCTCCCAGCTCAAGTCTGGGCTGGTCAGGGTAGCTCAAGGGAGATCTTTATGGGACTTAAACAATCCTTTCTGCTCTTAAAGCCCCTAGGCCATCTGAAAAACCTGAAGTAGGAGGCCTTTAGATATTAGTAGGTGAAAAATCCAGCTGTGCTAAAgtaaaagaagtgaaaaaagcCAGAAGCCAGAAAGGGCAGGTTTTAGCCCCAAGACAGGATTTGACTGGCTCCAGGG
This genomic interval from Ammospiza nelsoni isolate bAmmNel1 chromosome 8, bAmmNel1.pri, whole genome shotgun sequence contains the following:
- the WNT8B gene encoding protein Wnt-8b — translated: MDPYLGIFFLTPFFQSCYAWSVNNFLMTGPKAYLIYSSSVAAGAQSGIEECKFQFAWDRWNCPERALQLSSHGGLRSANRETAFVHAISSAGVMYTLTRNCSLGDFDNCGCDDSRNGQLGGQGWLWGGCSDNVGFGEAISKQFVDALETGQDARAAMNLHNNEAGRKAVKGTMKRTCKCHGVSGSCTTQTCWLQLPEFREVGTYLKERYHKALKVDLLQGAGNSAASRGAIAETFSSISKKELVHLEDSPDYCLENKTLGLLGTEGRECLKRGKALSKWEKRSCRRLCGDCGLAVEERRAEMVSSCNCKFHWCCAVRCEQCRKRVTKYFCVRKEKRERSGGGGASRKLKRKL